The Rattus rattus isolate New Zealand chromosome 8, Rrattus_CSIRO_v1, whole genome shotgun sequence genome contains the following window.
CCCATCCCTGCAGCCTCCAGTGTGAGCTGCAGACACCCACCCACCATGCTCCCATCCCTCTAACCTCCAGGGTGAGCTGCAGACACCCACCCACCATGCTCCCATCCCTGCAGCCTCCAGTGTGAGCTGCAGACACCCACCCACCATGCACCCATCCCTGCAGCCTCCAGTGTGAGCTGCAGACACCCACTCACCATGCACCCTCCCTGCAACCTCCAGGGTGAGCTGCAGACACCCACCCACCATGCTCCCATCCCTCTAACCTCCAGGGTGAGCTGCAGACACCCACCCACCATGCTCCCATCCCTGCAGCCTCCAGGGTGAGCTGCAGACACCCACCCACCATGCTCCCATCCCTGCAGCCTCCAGTGTGAGCTGCAGACACCCACTCTCCATGCACCCATCCATCTAACCTCCAGTGTGAGCTGCAGACACCCACCCACCATGCACCCATCCCTGCAGCCTCCAGTGTGAGCTGCAGACACCCACCCACCATGCTCCCATCCCTGCAGCCTCCAGGGTGAGCTGCAGACACCCACCCACCATGCTCCCATCCCTGCAGCCTCCAGTGTGAGCTGCAGACACCCACCCTCCATGCACCCATCCATCTAGCCTCCAGTGTGAGCTGCAGACACCCACCCACCATGCACCCATCCCTGCAGCCTCCAGTGTGAGCTGCAGACACCCACCCACCATGCTCCCATCCCTGCAGCCTCCAGGGTGAGCTGCAGACACCCACCCACCATGCTCCCATCCCTGCAGCCTCCAGGGTGAGCTGCAGACACCCACCCACCATGCACCCATCCCTCTAAGCCTCCAGGTGAGCTGCAGACACCCACCCACCATGCTCCCTCCCTGCAACCTCCAGGGTGAGCTGCAGACACCCACCCTCCATGCTCCCATCCCTCTAACCTCCAGGGTGAGCTGCAGACACCCACTCACCATGCACCCATCCCTTGTTTTCCTTTCACGATTTTCTTGGCACACTCGATTGTatcctttaagttgggattcaGTAAAGCTAGGAAGGAAGTGGAGTAGGTTGATGCTGTGGAATCCGATGACAGCAAGCTTATCTCTCCACCCCATAACTCCCTTCCCACTGCTTGCCTCCACCGAGGCTGAAAACCCTGGACACTCCTCATCAATCAGGGTAGCGGGAAATGCTCTCTTTAATGAGGCCGGAGGATGCTGGGACTGACACCTAGACCCTCTGCTGCAGAGACACCTCAGGTGTCAGGGACAGCTGGCCCAGTCTCTTGTGTAGCCCTGACCCGGGACCCACTTTTCACTTAGGTCTGCCTCCAGCTCCACCAGTCATGCGGCCCTGGCTGTGGACTCGCTCTACCCCAATTTGCCTGTTTGTAGAATGGGGTAGAAACAGTAGCTACTCCTGAGCGGTTACTGTGAGCATTAACTGAACTGACACCTGCCAAGGGCTTAGGAAAACATTTGACCAAGCTCCCAGAAGCTCACAGGACACAGGAGAGGACCCTGGCCAGTGCTACCTCTAAGCTAGAGATTCTTAGGTTTCTTAGGAGAGGCAGACGTGTCCTCTTTGGGCTTTTCCTATCTCGTCCTTACAAccacctcttttttaaaaaaaaaaaagattttattttattaatatgaatgcactgttgtcttcagacacaccaaaagagggcattgaatcccattacagatggttgaaagCTACCATATGATTGCTgatatttgaactcaggacctctggaagagtagtaagtgctcttaaccaccgagccatctctccagctctacaaCCACTCCTGATCTGTCGTGGTGACAGTATGACTACCCTTAGGGAGCTAGTGGACATGCATGGGTGACATAGGACCAGACAGAACAATCTTTTCCTACTCTCAAACTGCCTGAGCTCTGTTACCTGACCCTCCTCCCGACACCCCAGACATCCTAGCACCTTCTGGGCCCATTGGTCTTTATTTTGTCTCCTTCTTAGGCTAACACACCCCTTCTCTCGTGCCCCTGCCATGCTAGCACTCCACCTCTCAGGGATGAGCTCCAGACACAGCCagttccctctccctgtctcctccaaaCATGCAGGTTCTGCAGGCTCCTTTCCCCCCGAGGGACTGGAGAGAAAGGGACCCACCCGTGCAGGACACACTGCAGAGGTTCTTGCCATGGTCACACCATTCATTGTCGCGAATCTGAAAGAGGCCGAAGCCGGTGGAGCCATCTCGTGAGTTCTCATAGACAGCCGAGGGGTTGAACTTGCTCtcaaaataagccaggcacacCCCTAAGAGGTGGAACAGTGTGTGGGGTGAGAAGACGCTGGtggtagggggatgggatggcATGGGGCTGAGATCaaggaggtgaggagagagggcCTGAAAGGGTCCTACTTACAGTTTTCAAGGCTGTAGCCCTCAAAATAATTTAAGCCCCCGTCATAGAGTTTCTTAGCCACCACGCAGCGCCCCAAGATGGAGGCACCAATCGGAGTCAGCAAGTAGCTGATGAGGAGAAGCACCAGGTACAGCTGCATCTTCTCCAGGCTCTGGCGGCTCAGGGCTGTGGGTGCCAGCTGAACAGAGAGTCTCAGGCGGCTCCTTCCAAGGTCACAGAGACATTGGACTttccagggaaaagagaggcactGGGGGCGAGGGGATCGGGGCGGGGGAGTGGTCAGGAAGAGCgaggaaggaagaggtggaaggagagggagtgAAAAACGGAAagagggaacagagggagaggagggggaggaacacAGCTCACTGCTTGTACATCGCTGAGCACAGCCATTCCTGCTACGCGGAATCACTTCCACTGCTGCCATTTAGCCTGCATCGTGTCCCAAGTTGTGGCCTCAACAGTCTTCCCAGGTTCCCTGTTAGCAACCTCCACTGACCTCCCTGGCTGTCAACTCTGGGGACAGCCCCAGAGGACCGGTCCCTGGCCTCCCCGTGACTCCACTTCCTAGTCTGTAATGATGGGTGGTCTCTTGGATAACTGACCTCATGTCCTCTCCTGCAGCAACCACTTAAAACCTTTCACCAGCAACAGCTGAGCCATGgccccccaaacaaacaagatgTCACCTTGAGACACTGCTGGCTCCTTGTTCCTtgcacaaggccacacctaggCTTGGTTTTCCAAGCCCTGTAGAACCTGACTTTACCCCTGCTGAACTTCCATCAAGAGGAAGCAACTCCACCCCCGCAAAAACCGTCACAGAACACCCTGCCTGGCCGGTCTGCAAGAGCCACGCCCCTTCCATGAAACACCTACGAGTCTCACCTTGGTGCCTTCCCTAGCTACAGGGTCCATACACTCCATCCTCCGACACAAGCCACTCTCCATCTTCTGGCCCCCAGCCCTGGTGCAGCTCCTGAAGACTGACTGACCCCACCTGAGgtgtccccttcccctgcccagaCTTTGCTGCCCACAGTCCCTTCCTTGACCCCTAGGGAATGAGAATCCTGGTTTTGGTCATTGTCCCATGCCTCAAACAAGAATATCTGACTGGAAAGCCAGGGTCCAGCCTCCTCCCAGTGTGCTCCACACTCTGTCACTGTAGACCAGTGGACAATCACCGTAGGCTGCTGTGCTgtcattcacacatacaaatgctctcctcctcctcctggggccTGCAGCTATGGCTTGGGTTAGGAAGTTCTTTGTTGGGGGGTTGTTCTGTGCACACATCTAGAGGGTAGCTTAGGCGTGAAGTGTTGCCCTTAGACTCTCGGCTTTGAACCGTCGGCCTGAGTGCTGATGCTGTTACTGGAAGGAAGGTTTAGAAGCCTTTAAGAGGTGACacccagccccacttcctgttctctgcttcctgattgcacaTACGATGCCACAAGTCACCTTGAGCTTCTACATACGCGAGTAGTCACCTCATGGCCTTGTCACTTGTGCCATCAAACCAGAGGCACAAGTAAGTCTTTCCATCTTTAGGTTGTTGGGTATCTGGTCCCCTCTATGACAAGCAAAGCATCCTCTGAAGAATAAAATTGCTCTCTACCATGAACTAGTAGCTTAGATGAAACCTTTAAGTGGGGCAAAGGTGGCAAACATGTTTAATTCCGCTGGTGTGGGTTGTGTACCTGACCACTGTCTGGTTCTCGGATAGCCTGGGTCTCAGCCGCTTTGCTCTCTGCAGCTGGGACGGCAGTGACCCCAGCAGTGACCTTAGCGAGTTATtcagcttctctgtgcttcagtgCTCTTGCCtgtcacacacaggaaaacactccttGCCTAATTGTGCTGAGAAAATGAGTTCAGTCCAGCAAGCACTACATGCTCGGGGCAGCCTCGTTCTGAGTCCTGCTTGCACAGCCTCAGTCCTCATTAATAACTGAACTTCTATGCATGAGGAGAAAGCCCGGGTTGACGTTTTCCAGCCATGTGGGCAGTATTTCAGGGAACATTAGTCTTTCCCAGGCTAGGCAGtgtctcagctcctccctccctccagcagtTAATTCAGCAGGAACATGGATGCTGCTCTAAAGCCTATCCACCTCTCACCTGCCTGTCTGCCACTGTCCTGGCCCAAGTCACCACCGTCTCTGACTAATTATGGTTTTTCCAATGACATTCCCCATGAACCATTTGCCCAATTCCTCCTGGTCTGGTCCCTGAGCCCCTCTTCAGTCTGACCCCAGGCCACTCCagacccctcctccccttttgcTCTTCCACAGGCTCCCTGAATGTGTTCCCTGGACCACACCCATTCTCACCACCATCCTTTGGGCCAGCTGTTCCTTCCACCTACACGACTACTCCAGTGACTATAGCTTTAACCATGGCCACTCACCCATTGAGGAAGGTGACTTGGTTGTCTTTAATACACTCCTAACAGCAATCACTCTGTTGCTGTGTTCTCTTGCTTATGACCCAGGTCTCGTGCAGAAAGCTTGCCTGACGCTGTCTCCTCCCCAGAGGCCAGTGCCCCGTACCTTGCTGGGTCTCAATGATCTTGTTGAAAGAATGAGCAAGCTTACCCTTCTAAAACGTGTCTCCAGATGACCAAAAGGGGACTTTGCTGACAAATGTGCCCTACAGTCGGATGTCCTCTGCCCGTCTCTGCTCCTGCCCACAAAGGCCCACCTCCCAGCCCAGCAGGGAGTCCACGATGCTTGCAGACTGGGTACTCTGCtggcactgggtcccctgggcTTTCTCAGATGCCAATTTCTTAGTAACTCATTTGTCTTCACCCAAGAGTTTCTACACCATCGATCCTGCTCCATGAGAAActcttctagaaccttctctaTGACATCTGTGTACCAGAATGTTCTGAAGGAATCCTCAATCACCACTGAAAATGTATTAGCTTTCTGCCACTGCCATGGCATGTGTGAGAAGTGTGATGTGGGCCTCAGGAGACTCAGAGCAGGGTGACAGCAGGGACAGGCTCCTTCTGGAGACAGTAAGATGATCCATTCCTTCTTTACCCTGTGTTGGCTGAGAGCTGACTgcacttctccctctctctgatccCCTTCCTGGTCATCAAAGATGTCAAGGGTGAGTCCAAATCCCTCCCACCAGGACTTTATCATCCCTCAGGTCAATTCCTTAGGCCTTCTCTTCTGCTATTCTGGTGATTTTTGTCACTAGATTGGTCCACCCAGACTTCAGGGAAATCTCCTCTTGAGGTACTCAGCCTTAATCATATCTGAAAATCCATTTTGCTGGTAACACATTCCGATGTCCCAGGGGTTCTGGCAAGGACACATTTGCCGGGGCCCTTCCATTGGTGGAACGCAACAGAAAAACCCTTTGTCAGCCTGTCTACTCACAAGGCCCAGGATCAAGGATGCTCCCTTTTTGGATCTAGGCCACCTAGTCTGAGACAGGAAAATGCAAGCTTGGGTTATTGTTAGGTCTCACACGATAAGAGACCTTAAGACAGGAGACAATAAGTCGGCTCGTGGGAACATGCAAGTGGTTCTGGCTGGCTCAGTTAAAACTGGTAATTACATGATTGATTTATAAGAGTGGAAAcgcacaaaagaaaaaaactaaaccaGCTACAAACACTTCTGCTTAGACCCGTATGTACACCAGCAACCTTCAGCGTCGGTCTTTATTTAAGTGTTGCCAACCATGATgctgtgagtgtgtttgtgtgtgtgtgtgtgtgacatgcatgtgtgtgatgtgtgtcatgtatgagtgtgtatgtgtgcatgtgagtgtgctcTGTACTCTATGCCACACTGTGTATCACCTGGAGTTTCCATTGCTTTAAGGTAGAACAATGACTTAGAAACA
Protein-coding sequences here:
- the Lyzl4 gene encoding lysozyme-like protein 4, whose amino-acid sequence is MQLYLVLLLISYLLTPIGASILGRCVVAKKLYDGGLNYFEGYSLENWVCLAYFESKFNPSAVYENSRDGSTGFGLFQIRDNEWCDHGKNLCSVSCTALLNPNLKDTIECAKKIVKGKQGMGAWPVWSRNCQLSDILDRWLDGCEL